Proteins found in one Fulvitalea axinellae genomic segment:
- a CDS encoding TolC family protein codes for MKRLILFLIAGLAFSAGAKAQDAESFLSEAARNSPELKAVYARFEASMQRITQAKAWDDPKLSFGYFISPIETRVGAQQAKLSLSQTFPWFGTYALKEKVAAEQAEADFQRFIQARNQLFFEVRSKYYELQEWKAKGEWIREQIAVLERYKSLITAKYSGAEGKLVDVLRVDLRLENRQTELEVLKAQWPSLRNGFNRLLNREGDPEIELPEVLAEIPEGVLSNDTLSFKHNPMLGETAHMKNRAETEERLAKKQGMPKFGVGMDYAFIDKREGMPDLKDNGKNAFMPMVTLSLPIFRKKYKAMQIEAEKKREYWEYRNESISNSLSTELSEAQYGMVRAEEQNALYQNQIGQLGRMLRLQLADYSATGKDFVEVLRLQEKELAYRIMTEEAKRNYWTAKAKMDLVRGTDSKDYKDEKRK; via the coding sequence ATGAAACGTTTGATTTTATTCCTTATCGCCGGATTGGCCTTTAGCGCGGGCGCAAAGGCGCAGGATGCCGAATCTTTCCTCAGTGAAGCGGCCCGGAACAGTCCGGAGCTGAAAGCGGTGTACGCCCGCTTTGAGGCGAGCATGCAGCGTATTACCCAAGCCAAGGCCTGGGATGATCCGAAATTGTCATTCGGCTATTTCATCAGTCCGATCGAGACACGTGTGGGGGCGCAACAGGCCAAATTGTCTTTGAGCCAGACTTTCCCTTGGTTCGGGACTTACGCCTTGAAGGAAAAAGTGGCGGCGGAACAAGCTGAAGCCGATTTCCAGCGGTTTATCCAAGCCCGTAACCAGCTGTTCTTTGAGGTGAGAAGCAAGTATTACGAGCTTCAGGAATGGAAAGCCAAAGGCGAATGGATACGGGAGCAGATAGCGGTGCTGGAGCGGTACAAAAGTCTGATTACGGCCAAGTATAGTGGCGCCGAAGGCAAGCTTGTGGACGTTTTGCGGGTTGATTTACGTTTGGAAAACCGCCAAACCGAACTGGAAGTGCTTAAGGCGCAATGGCCGAGCTTGAGAAACGGTTTCAACCGCCTGTTGAACAGGGAGGGGGATCCGGAAATAGAACTACCCGAAGTTCTGGCGGAAATACCAGAAGGAGTACTTTCGAACGATACGCTGAGCTTCAAACACAACCCAATGCTTGGCGAAACGGCGCATATGAAAAACCGTGCGGAGACCGAAGAAAGGCTGGCCAAAAAGCAGGGCATGCCGAAATTCGGCGTGGGTATGGACTACGCTTTTATCGATAAGCGCGAGGGTATGCCCGACCTGAAAGACAACGGCAAGAACGCCTTTATGCCGATGGTGACGCTAAGCCTTCCGATTTTCAGAAAGAAATACAAGGCGATGCAAATCGAGGCGGAGAAAAAGCGTGAGTACTGGGAATACCGGAACGAATCGATATCCAATAGTTTATCGACCGAATTAAGCGAAGCACAATACGGAATGGTTCGGGCCGAAGAACAAAACGCCCTTTACCAAAACCAGATAGGGCAACTCGGACGTATGCTCAGGCTTCAGCTGGCCGACTATTCGGCCACGGGAAAGGATTTTGTCGAGGTGCTTAGGCTTCAGGAAAAGGAATTGGCCTATCGGATTATGACCGAAGAGGCCAAAAGAAACTATTGGACGGCAAAAGCCAAAATGGATTTGGTAAGGGGTACGGACTCAAAAGACTACAAGGATGAAAAGCGTAAATAA
- a CDS encoding efflux RND transporter periplasmic adaptor subunit, translated as MKSVNKYSLLLALGMLLAGVGIGKIFLAPKEESQVHEGHGNESKTQEWTCSMHPQIRQKEPGKCPLCGMDLIPVTEESGEENPMALKMSPTAMQLAQVRTQIVKEGLPTKRTSLNGKVKEDERAVYTQTAHIGGRVEKLLVNYSGEYVKKGQVLAYVYAPELIGAQRELLETYKMRERHPELFRAAKRKLKYWKLTEGQINKILSSREPIERFAIRSDVNGTVMMKNLNLGDYIKRGQTLWQVADLSRLWVLLDVHESDMPWVKTGDAVTFTVPSLPGKTFEAEIDFIDPIIGGRTRVAEARLDIKNPEGDLKPNMLVSAEVGSDLGSDTPSIVVPKSAVMWTGRQSVVYVKEEKPTGVYFTMRKVILGPGLGDSYVIAEGLAEGEEIAVSGTFNIDAAAQLAGKPSMMNPEGGEMPMGHQHGGHSMQGSDQVQKVSEPIAVSDKAKEALKSVIGEYFKLKDALVNDRFEEAKTEASNLAGAIKKVSHGAFEGEGHQLWMSKSGEATKALDLMAKSADIEKARLEFIAVSDAFISLAKAFRPEQLYLQYCPMANQDKGAFWLSDSEEVLNPYFGEMMLRCGEVREVLK; from the coding sequence ATGAAAAGCGTAAATAAATATAGCCTTCTGCTCGCCTTGGGCATGTTGCTGGCGGGCGTGGGAATCGGAAAAATATTTTTGGCGCCGAAAGAGGAAAGCCAGGTCCACGAAGGGCACGGAAACGAGAGCAAGACGCAGGAATGGACCTGCTCCATGCACCCGCAAATCAGGCAAAAGGAACCGGGGAAATGCCCGTTGTGCGGGATGGACCTTATCCCGGTAACCGAGGAATCGGGCGAGGAAAATCCTATGGCGCTGAAGATGTCGCCCACGGCCATGCAATTGGCGCAGGTGCGGACGCAAATCGTGAAAGAGGGGCTTCCGACCAAACGGACTTCGCTGAACGGCAAGGTGAAGGAAGACGAAAGGGCGGTGTACACCCAAACGGCGCATATTGGCGGCAGGGTGGAAAAACTGCTGGTCAACTATAGCGGTGAATACGTGAAGAAAGGACAGGTCTTGGCCTATGTGTACGCTCCGGAGCTGATCGGCGCCCAAAGGGAACTGCTGGAAACATACAAGATGCGCGAGCGCCATCCCGAACTCTTTCGGGCGGCCAAGCGGAAGCTAAAATACTGGAAGCTTACCGAAGGGCAGATCAATAAGATCCTTTCGAGCCGGGAACCGATCGAGCGGTTTGCCATCCGTTCGGACGTGAATGGCACGGTGATGATGAAGAATCTGAACCTGGGCGATTATATCAAACGGGGACAGACGCTTTGGCAAGTGGCCGACCTGTCGCGCCTGTGGGTGTTGCTTGACGTGCATGAGAGCGATATGCCTTGGGTGAAAACCGGCGACGCCGTGACCTTTACGGTTCCTTCCCTTCCGGGAAAAACCTTTGAGGCCGAGATCGACTTTATCGATCCTATAATCGGCGGGCGCACGCGTGTGGCCGAGGCTAGACTTGACATCAAAAACCCCGAGGGCGATCTGAAACCGAATATGTTGGTCAGCGCCGAGGTGGGCAGTGATTTGGGCTCGGATACGCCTAGCATCGTCGTACCGAAATCGGCGGTGATGTGGACGGGCAGACAATCCGTGGTATACGTTAAGGAAGAGAAGCCTACGGGCGTCTATTTCACGATGAGAAAAGTGATCCTCGGGCCGGGCTTGGGCGATTCTTACGTCATAGCCGAAGGATTGGCGGAAGGAGAGGAAATCGCCGTGAGCGGCACGTTCAATATCGACGCGGCGGCGCAGTTGGCGGGCAAGCCGAGCATGATGAATCCCGAAGGCGGAGAAATGCCGATGGGACATCAACACGGCGGGCATTCCATGCAGGGTTCGGATCAGGTTCAGAAAGTAAGCGAGCCGATAGCCGTTTCGGACAAAGCCAAGGAAGCTTTAAAGTCCGTGATCGGGGAGTACTTCAAGCTTAAGGACGCATTGGTGAACGACCGTTTTGAGGAAGCGAAGACCGAGGCTTCGAATTTGGCCGGGGCGATCAAGAAAGTCTCTCACGGGGCTTTCGAAGGCGAAGGGCATCAGCTGTGGATGAGCAAGAGCGGGGAAGCGACAAAAGCTTTGGATTTGATGGCGAAAAGCGCGGACATCGAGAAGGCGAGGCTGGAGTTTATCGCCGTTTCGGATGCGTTCATATCCTTGGCGAAGGCTTTCCGTCCGGAACAGCTTTATCTGCAATATTGCCCGATGGCCAACCAAGACAAGGGGGCCTTCTGGCTGAGCGATTCGGAGGAAGTTCTCAATCCGTATTTCGGCGAGATGATGCTTCGTTGCGGTGAAGTGCGTGAGGTTCTTAAATAA
- a CDS encoding DUF3347 domain-containing protein, protein MNITKRNFLALVIVLVSSVSYGWAQSCCSSGKKCGPSTALAMNHVKATGVSAKGLMGHYLKVKDALVKSDAKLAGAEAKKMQQYVSQNEAKNAKLNKAVKALTGATNLNAQRKAFSELSAVVYDIKKGKSGRQTIYRQYCSMAFNNTGGYWLSAEKQVNNPYFGDRMLHCGRVTEELK, encoded by the coding sequence ATGAACATTACAAAGAGAAATTTTCTGGCATTGGTTATCGTATTGGTTTCAAGCGTTTCTTATGGCTGGGCGCAGTCTTGCTGCTCTTCGGGAAAGAAATGCGGTCCCTCAACGGCTTTGGCCATGAATCATGTTAAGGCTACGGGCGTTTCGGCCAAGGGGCTTATGGGGCATTACCTTAAGGTAAAAGACGCTTTGGTTAAGAGCGACGCGAAGCTGGCGGGAGCCGAAGCCAAGAAAATGCAACAATACGTTTCACAAAACGAGGCTAAGAACGCGAAGCTGAACAAAGCGGTCAAGGCCTTGACCGGCGCGACGAATCTGAACGCCCAACGCAAAGCCTTTTCCGAACTGTCGGCCGTGGTGTATGATATCAAAAAAGGAAAATCGGGAAGACAAACCATCTATCGCCAATACTGCTCTATGGCTTTCAACAATACGGGCGGTTACTGGCTGAGCGCCGAAAAGCAGGTGAACAACCCTTATTTCGGCGACCGTATGTTGCATTGCGGGCGTGTGACCGAGGAGTTGAAATAA
- a CDS encoding Crp/Fnr family transcriptional regulator yields the protein MKAKLEDFLSENFSATEGEIKEVRDRFKPLRVKKNELLQDTGNICQSVYFVESGCLRTFFDDGDGKEATRYVALEGQFIGPIHSFMDQSPSQEFIGAVESSELLSISHLDFRDGLKTIPLFKDMYTLFLERAYAMNYWRIEILLKHTAK from the coding sequence ATGAAAGCTAAGCTAGAAGATTTTTTATCGGAAAATTTCTCGGCCACCGAAGGTGAAATCAAGGAAGTGAGGGATCGGTTTAAACCTTTGCGGGTTAAGAAAAACGAACTGTTGCAGGACACTGGAAATATATGCCAGAGCGTATATTTTGTCGAAAGCGGCTGCCTGAGAACATTTTTCGATGACGGGGACGGAAAAGAGGCCACACGCTATGTCGCGCTCGAAGGGCAATTTATAGGCCCGATCCACAGCTTTATGGACCAGAGCCCCTCGCAAGAGTTCATCGGCGCCGTTGAGTCCAGCGAGCTCCTGTCCATTTCCCATCTCGATTTTAGAGACGGGCTGAAGACCATCCCTTTGTTCAAGGACATGTATACGCTTTTTCTGGAGAGGGCGTACGCCATGAATTATTGGCGGATAGAAATACTGCTGAAGCATACGGCCAAGTAG
- a CDS encoding SMI1/KNR4 family protein: MIDYEKIREIIDVHDESVEFGSYGEGTSREWIRKAEERLGIKFPLSYVWWLSKYGGGEIYGDEVFSVYGMDFDTVVGGDIVYMNELNRKNGRTASAQLAIMENDQGESYYLALNEVDDDGENPVYVNGKRYADSFADFLIRYIDSD; this comes from the coding sequence ATGATAGATTATGAAAAGATACGGGAGATTATAGATGTCCATGATGAGTCCGTTGAATTCGGATCGTATGGTGAAGGGACTTCCAGGGAATGGATCCGTAAGGCGGAAGAGCGTTTGGGTATTAAATTTCCGCTGTCTTATGTCTGGTGGTTATCCAAATACGGAGGCGGAGAGATATACGGCGATGAGGTTTTCAGCGTGTACGGGATGGATTTCGACACTGTCGTGGGCGGAGACATCGTGTATATGAATGAACTCAACCGTAAGAACGGGCGTACGGCTTCCGCTCAGTTGGCGATCATGGAGAATGATCAGGGGGAGAGTTATTATTTGGCGTTGAACGAAGTGGACGACGATGGCGAGAATCCTGTTTATGTTAACGGGAAGCGGTATGCGGATAGTTTTGCGGATTTTTTGATTCGATACATAGATAGTGATTAA
- a CDS encoding tetratricopeptide repeat protein has translation MNKSEKKALAFVMELSIDAEEVYREIIDWIEEELQLKACPEGYVILAVALNRIGKNRECIASATQAIEINPEMVPAYHVRGLAKSELNDGEEGLKDCNEAIRMDPTSAYAYVDRGYVKLELDDKKGAVRDINQALRLDPDYAHAYYIRGILHLDFSYYREAIEDFNEAIRLGLNDNSIYYHRGFAKYSIEDFKGAIEDCSISIRLDPEDPYAYFHRGLAKYDFKDFQGAIEDFSEAIRLDSEYAGAYYSRGLSKKVIGDKEGAELDIGKAERLDPERYGDG, from the coding sequence TTGAACAAGTCAGAGAAAAAAGCTCTGGCTTTTGTGATGGAACTCTCTATTGATGCGGAAGAAGTTTATAGGGAGATTATTGATTGGATTGAAGAGGAGCTTCAATTAAAGGCTTGTCCTGAAGGGTATGTGATCTTAGCGGTCGCATTGAATAGAATCGGTAAGAACAGGGAATGTATTGCGTCGGCGACACAGGCGATTGAGATTAACCCGGAAATGGTCCCGGCATATCATGTCCGAGGACTTGCCAAATCAGAACTTAACGATGGGGAGGAAGGCTTGAAAGATTGCAATGAAGCGATAAGAATGGACCCAACAAGCGCATACGCTTATGTGGACAGAGGGTATGTCAAGTTAGAGCTTGATGATAAAAAAGGGGCTGTGAGAGATATTAACCAAGCTTTACGTTTAGATCCCGATTACGCCCACGCATACTACATCAGAGGTATTCTTCATCTTGATTTTTCATATTATAGGGAAGCTATAGAGGATTTTAACGAGGCTATACGTCTGGGTTTAAATGATAATTCGATATACTATCATAGAGGGTTTGCGAAATATAGTATTGAAGATTTCAAGGGCGCCATCGAGGATTGTAGTATATCAATTCGGTTAGATCCCGAAGATCCTTACGCTTATTTTCACAGAGGTTTGGCTAAATATGATTTCAAAGATTTTCAAGGGGCTATAGAGGACTTTTCCGAGGCAATAAGATTAGATTCCGAATATGCCGGGGCGTATTATAGCAGAGGATTATCGAAAAAGGTGATCGGTGATAAGGAAGGGGCTGAACTGGATATTGGAAAAGCTGAGCGTCTTGATCCGGAAAGGTATGGAGACGGTTAG
- a CDS encoding DUF1963 domain-containing protein encodes MQNALEEFESWIERHRLHPYEDELKQARKFHNILKKTEAEDYTSKGNTRIGGLPDLPPDIDYPVNEDGYYNLLFQLNLSEIKVDKSPLPDSGILYLFQGDAQSGDYQLYFYDGPLENLNRKEPPEGMVNLNEEDNENPFKGVKATFGVMPYLDHGSEITEKIEALNPTAFDEICFPSRKYHSHILGDTVEGDSTGPYRLLKGFPSLYYDVLYDELGDGPEYQEQYNRLIAKAEKNIMGNDEALKAYSKRHLSELKRYHQEREIHLQSKDEALCLFGIESLDECEMCWNDAGFVYLFMLRSDLENRDFSNFHAFIWSS; translated from the coding sequence ATGCAAAACGCTTTAGAAGAGTTTGAATCGTGGATAGAACGCCATCGGCTACATCCGTATGAAGATGAATTGAAACAGGCCCGTAAATTCCATAATATCCTCAAAAAAACCGAAGCCGAGGACTATACAAGCAAAGGAAACACAAGAATCGGAGGCTTGCCGGATTTGCCCCCGGACATCGACTACCCTGTAAACGAGGACGGTTACTATAATTTGCTCTTTCAGCTTAACCTTTCCGAAATTAAAGTAGACAAATCGCCCTTGCCAGACTCAGGCATTCTCTACTTATTCCAAGGCGACGCGCAAAGTGGTGACTATCAACTCTATTTCTATGACGGCCCGCTCGAAAACCTTAACCGTAAAGAGCCTCCCGAAGGGATGGTCAATTTAAACGAGGAAGACAACGAAAACCCTTTCAAGGGAGTAAAAGCTACCTTCGGAGTCATGCCTTACCTGGACCATGGATCTGAAATAACCGAAAAAATAGAAGCCCTCAACCCGACCGCGTTTGACGAGATATGTTTCCCTTCCCGAAAGTACCATTCACATATTTTGGGAGATACCGTCGAGGGAGACTCCACCGGCCCCTACCGTTTACTGAAAGGTTTCCCCTCTCTGTACTATGATGTTCTTTATGACGAATTGGGCGACGGCCCGGAATATCAGGAACAGTATAACCGACTAATTGCCAAAGCGGAAAAAAATATAATGGGCAACGACGAGGCGCTAAAGGCCTACTCCAAAAGACACTTGTCCGAATTAAAACGCTATCATCAGGAACGTGAGATCCATCTCCAATCCAAAGACGAGGCTCTCTGTCTTTTCGGGATAGAATCTTTGGACGAATGCGAAATGTGCTGGAACGACGCCGGATTCGTATACCTATTCATGCTAAGAAGCGATTTGGAAAATAGGGACTTCTCCAACTTCCACGCTTTCATCTGGTCTTCGTAA
- the cas6 gene encoding CRISPR-associated endoribonuclease Cas6, with the protein MRVELIFTVRGEGRMLPMDYQYALSSWVYGVIRQSDSDFSSFLHDRGYADGNKRFKFFTVSELNLYPFKAWRERKVFEVLENTFKVQLSFLVDRAYREFVKGLFLRQRGTLGDRFSRVEFEVTGIRSLASPVFGEVMRYRSVSPLFLKVREESGRVVHLSPEDKRYEDALFGNLREKCRTLALHGEGEAVLEREDFGFRLLRTRGSRILRLHPYTEREIRNRVYHLDFELRAPVAVQEVAYFAGLGADCSMGCGMLSVLDESR; encoded by the coding sequence ATGAGGGTAGAGTTGATTTTTACTGTCCGGGGTGAGGGCAGGATGTTGCCTATGGATTATCAGTATGCGCTGAGTTCTTGGGTTTACGGTGTTATAAGGCAATCTGACAGCGATTTTTCGTCTTTTCTGCATGACCGGGGTTACGCTGACGGGAACAAGCGGTTTAAGTTTTTTACCGTTTCGGAACTGAACCTATACCCGTTTAAGGCATGGCGGGAGCGGAAAGTGTTTGAGGTTCTAGAAAATACATTTAAAGTACAATTATCGTTTTTGGTGGACCGCGCTTACCGTGAGTTCGTCAAGGGTTTGTTTTTACGGCAAAGGGGCACTTTGGGAGACCGGTTTTCGAGGGTGGAGTTTGAGGTGACGGGAATCCGGAGTTTGGCCTCTCCCGTGTTTGGGGAGGTTATGCGTTACCGGAGCGTGAGCCCGTTGTTTTTGAAAGTCAGAGAGGAGAGCGGAAGGGTTGTCCATTTGTCGCCGGAGGACAAGCGCTATGAGGATGCGCTATTCGGAAACCTCCGTGAGAAATGCCGGACTTTGGCGTTGCACGGCGAGGGAGAGGCTGTTTTGGAGCGGGAGGATTTCGGGTTCCGTCTGCTACGGACGCGAGGCTCCCGGATTTTGAGACTGCATCCGTATACCGAGCGGGAGATCCGTAACCGGGTTTACCATCTCGATTTTGAGTTGAGGGCGCCTGTCGCCGTACAGGAGGTCGCTTATTTCGCCGGCTTGGGAGCGGACTGCAGCATGGGTTGCGGGATGTTGTCTGTTTTGGACGAATCCCGGTAA
- the cas10 gene encoding type III-A CRISPR-associated protein Cas10/Csm1, with translation MEEQVETIVVRGDLSGIQEYIFNVKSKGAARGLMERSGDVRAKESEYADRVAELLPETGFERIEGGGGFYFVGQAGTDALGGIEEKLGDLHLEIASELAREELSVRLVCGRGADFRSAWASATAANNAKRYKPLEGVEKRKALFGRVFGAFHVSGEGQEEVKKPKLAEGSCVPRGDAGEPVDFDGLASLAMERTGTDLLGVLKMDVDNLGLVFGGMKSCGEFSEASGFFNGFFRMDGGGTPSVLRELWGRETFAGGEASYRDNIYTVFSGGDDCFFIGGWDAALAFAMDIRERFEREVKKDEKMCGRKVSLSAGLLFTGAKTPVVRIGQMAEEALEEAKGRPGKNAVSVMGEVFRWEDLRDCMAHTDLLRRFLEEKAIKRSFLEKVKRSAKGFEGLQRKVLRGEPLPFAKVWRLKYFLRDMKEDPAQELEEALFAPYEKALMDAMRLKGDPDFGPAYVNPMRFPLAARLTEFFTRDIKHEKDEPQY, from the coding sequence ATGGAAGAACAGGTTGAGACCATTGTGGTGCGGGGGGACTTGTCGGGAATTCAGGAATATATTTTCAATGTGAAATCAAAAGGCGCGGCGCGGGGGTTGATGGAGCGGTCCGGGGATGTACGAGCCAAGGAGTCCGAGTACGCGGACCGGGTAGCGGAGTTGTTGCCTGAGACAGGTTTTGAGCGGATCGAAGGCGGGGGCGGTTTTTATTTTGTCGGACAAGCCGGGACGGACGCTCTTGGCGGGATCGAAGAGAAATTGGGAGACCTGCATCTGGAAATCGCTTCGGAGTTGGCCCGCGAGGAGCTTTCGGTCCGTTTGGTATGTGGCCGGGGAGCTGATTTTCGGAGCGCATGGGCTTCGGCTACGGCGGCGAACAACGCTAAGCGGTATAAGCCTTTGGAAGGTGTGGAGAAACGCAAGGCGTTGTTCGGGCGTGTTTTTGGAGCTTTTCACGTTTCGGGCGAAGGGCAGGAGGAAGTAAAAAAGCCGAAGCTTGCGGAAGGCTCTTGCGTACCGAGGGGCGATGCGGGCGAGCCGGTCGATTTTGACGGACTGGCTTCGCTGGCTATGGAGCGGACCGGGACGGATCTGCTGGGCGTGCTGAAAATGGACGTGGACAATCTGGGTCTGGTATTCGGGGGTATGAAATCTTGCGGAGAATTCTCCGAAGCCAGCGGATTCTTTAACGGGTTCTTCAGGATGGATGGTGGCGGAACTCCTTCCGTTTTGAGAGAACTTTGGGGCCGGGAGACTTTCGCCGGAGGCGAGGCGAGCTACCGCGACAATATCTATACGGTATTCAGCGGGGGCGACGACTGCTTTTTTATCGGCGGCTGGGACGCGGCGCTGGCTTTCGCTATGGATATACGGGAGCGCTTTGAGAGGGAGGTAAAGAAGGACGAAAAAATGTGTGGCCGTAAGGTCAGCCTTTCGGCGGGATTGCTTTTTACGGGAGCGAAAACGCCCGTTGTGCGTATAGGGCAGATGGCCGAGGAAGCGTTGGAAGAGGCCAAAGGCAGGCCCGGAAAGAACGCCGTAAGCGTAATGGGCGAGGTGTTCCGGTGGGAGGACCTGCGGGACTGCATGGCGCATACCGATTTGCTGAGACGTTTTTTGGAGGAGAAGGCCATCAAGCGTTCTTTTCTGGAAAAGGTCAAGCGGAGCGCCAAAGGTTTTGAGGGCTTGCAAAGGAAGGTGCTTCGGGGGGAGCCGTTGCCTTTCGCCAAGGTATGGAGGCTGAAGTATTTTCTAAGGGATATGAAAGAAGATCCGGCGCAGGAACTGGAAGAGGCGCTGTTCGCCCCTTATGAGAAGGCGCTTATGGACGCGATGCGACTGAAGGGGGATCCGGACTTTGGGCCGGCGTACGTGAACCCTATGCGATTTCCGTTGGCGGCGCGTCTGACGGAATTTTTTACGAGAGACATAAAACATGAAAAAGATGAGCCACAATACTAA
- the csm2 gene encoding type III-A CRISPR-associated protein Csm2 codes for MSHNTNKANGYDRKRGKDIFSADPMAFARRDEKAVKAMGDLEEDVKTRFGKDKKGYITPTQLRNIYDLVKRCGDISELQLLRPKLLYTAARQNKEEGKRIILAIAQAVKSIEGTEGMKAFKTFMEATVAYHKYYFPADKG; via the coding sequence ATGAGCCACAATACTAACAAAGCTAACGGATACGACCGTAAGCGTGGAAAGGATATTTTTAGTGCGGACCCGATGGCTTTCGCCCGGCGGGACGAGAAAGCCGTAAAGGCTATGGGGGATCTGGAAGAGGATGTAAAGACGCGATTCGGTAAAGACAAGAAAGGATATATCACCCCGACCCAGTTGCGGAATATCTATGATCTGGTGAAACGGTGCGGCGATATCAGCGAACTGCAACTGTTGCGGCCGAAGCTACTGTATACGGCGGCCCGCCAGAATAAGGAAGAGGGAAAGAGGATTATTCTGGCCATAGCGCAAGCCGTGAAAAGCATAGAGGGGACTGAAGGCATGAAAGCTTTCAAAACCTTTATGGAGGCCACGGTGGCTTACCATAAGTATTATTTTCCCGCGGACAAAGGTTGA
- the csm3 gene encoding type III-A CRISPR-associated RAMP protein Csm3 produces the protein MSESNIKLNHKVIVRGSIRVVTGLHIGGSGSDMEIGGLDQNNIIKTAQGVPYIPGSSLKGKLRNMLAKATGSAKEGDEAEKALDAYKIFGLGAAEAKKKEKEKEGDKEVPKRVDLAALLRVRDAYLSNDSREYLEEKDLDFRYSEVKYENTINRVTGVANPRPLERVPAGAKFEFEMIYDGYDNGPTEKHLKTIAFAMELLELDSLGGSGSRGSGVVSFEDVKAVQFDLMFDKDNPGIEKNEEKDYVNIFKKINAKAEEGLGALCE, from the coding sequence ATGAGCGAAAGCAATATCAAATTGAATCATAAGGTAATTGTCCGGGGGAGTATCCGGGTGGTTACGGGCTTGCATATCGGCGGGTCGGGCTCGGATATGGAGATCGGCGGGCTGGACCAAAACAATATTATCAAGACGGCCCAAGGCGTGCCTTATATTCCGGGAAGTTCCTTGAAAGGAAAGTTGCGGAATATGTTAGCGAAAGCCACGGGAAGCGCCAAAGAAGGCGATGAGGCCGAAAAAGCTTTGGACGCGTACAAGATTTTCGGTTTGGGCGCGGCGGAGGCTAAAAAGAAAGAAAAGGAAAAGGAGGGTGATAAAGAGGTGCCGAAAAGAGTGGATTTGGCGGCGTTACTGCGCGTAAGGGACGCTTATTTGAGTAACGATAGCCGTGAGTATCTTGAGGAAAAGGATCTGGATTTCAGGTATTCGGAGGTGAAATACGAAAATACAATCAACAGAGTGACGGGCGTTGCCAATCCGAGACCTTTGGAGCGCGTACCCGCCGGGGCGAAGTTTGAGTTTGAAATGATTTATGACGGATATGATAACGGACCTACCGAGAAGCATCTTAAGACCATCGCTTTCGCTATGGAATTGCTGGAGTTGGACAGCCTGGGCGGTTCGGGAAGCCGGGGATCGGGCGTGGTGAGTTTCGAGGACGTGAAGGCCGTTCAATTTGATTTGATGTTCGATAAAGACAATCCGGGGATTGAAAAAAATGAGGAAAAGGATTACGTTAATATTTTCAAGAAAATTAACGCGAAGGCTGAAGAAGGGCTGGGGGCCTTATGCGAATGA